The following coding sequences lie in one Phragmites australis chromosome 8, lpPhrAust1.1, whole genome shotgun sequence genomic window:
- the LOC133926571 gene encoding glutathione S-transferase DHAR1, mitochondrial-like, whose translation MHSHRASTKVTFRLLSASPAPLAARSRDGPARLPRRRSDGRPPPKHDLRDRHDHWAHLGPSGDHLLPRPPPAPRLGSAAGGLRQAVCHRPRPPRRLLFQINPEGKVPIVKVEDKWISDSDIITQVIEEKYPELSLATPPNKASMDHLLMVEQFLLLISLGPKLYHMEIALGHYKNWSVPDSLSHVKTYMKSIFLMDSFVDTRSLPHYWMAPKSYRLNHISKVRHPGKLRIFPL comes from the exons ATGCACTCGCACCGCGCGTCCACGAAGGTAACCTTCCGCCTCCTCTCCGCTTCCCCCGCACCGCTCGCCGCGCGCTCTCGCGACGGTCCCGCACGCCTCCCCCGGCGACGAAGCGATGGCCGTCCTCCTCCGAAGCACGACCTCCGCGACCGCCACGACCACTGGGCCCACCTCGGCCCTTCTGGTGACCACCTTCTGCCGCGGCCGCCTCCTGCCCCGCGCCTTGGCTCAGCCGCTGGAGGTCTGCGCCAAGCAGTCTGTCACCGTCCCCGGCCGCCTCGGCGACT GTTATTCCAAATCAACCCAGAAGGTAAGGTGCCTATTGTGAAGGTTGAGGACAAATGGATTTCTGATTCTGATATTATAACACAAGTAATAGAAGAGAAGTACCCTGAACTATCCTTGGCAACTCCACCAAACAAAGCTTCAAT GGACCATTTATTAATGGTGGAACAATTTCTGCTTCTGATCTCTCTTGGGCCTAAACTATATCACATGGAGATAGCTCTGGGCCATTACAAGAATTGGTCTGTTCCAGATTCACTTTCACATGTAAAAACATACATGAAG TCGATTTTCTTAATGGATTCTTTTGTCGATACTCGATCTCTGCCACATTACTGGATGGCGCCCAAAAGTTACAGGTTAAATCACATTTCTAAAGTAAGACATCCAGGTAAACTGCGTATATTTCCTTTATAG